In Apium graveolens cultivar Ventura chromosome 10, ASM990537v1, whole genome shotgun sequence, the following are encoded in one genomic region:
- the LOC141691235 gene encoding uncharacterized protein LOC141691235 yields the protein MDKYIIRDTGNASGSEPRNVNIGESSSKRPRTEINVPSDDIIGDPALRKPINSYDPRIRDDVRRKYVLIGPCQPITHTFPKTLCGDKDRCFQIEWYNNREWLEYSVCQDAAFCFYCYLFGDIKKKDQAFTHKGFRNWKKANEKLKNHVGKEGSVHRNAQTLYLAFKDQRQSVTRRFSTGTENIGAAYRARLTASVDVARLLLGLGLAFRGHDESLSSIRRGNFLEILSWYSLRNPDVGKVVKDNAPANHQITAPSIQKQIVNACASETTKAF from the coding sequence ATTGGCGAATCGAGCAGCAAAAGACCGCGTACGGAAATTAATGTTCCTTCTGATGATATTATAGGTGATCCAGCATTGCGTAAGCCCATCAATTCCTACGATCCAAGAATACGGGATGATGTGAGGCGAAAATATGTGTTAATAGGTCCTTGTCAGCCAATTACTCATACCTTTCCGAAAACTTTATGCGGGGACAAGGATAGATGTTTTCAAATTGAGTGGTATAATAATAGAGAGTGGTTGGAATATAGTGTCTGCCAAGATGCTGCATTTTGCTTTTATTGTTATCTATTTGGAGATATAAAAAAAAAGGATCAAGCTTTTACACATAAAGGATTCCGAAATTGGAAGAAGGCTAATGAAAAATTAAAGAATCATGTAGGAAAGGAAGGGAGTGTACACAGGAACGCACAAACTCTTTATTTGGCTTTTAAAGATCAGCGACAAAGTGTGACAAGAAGATTTTCTACAGGAACTGAAAATATAGGTGCTGCTTATCGTGCCCGTTTGACAGCAAGTGTAGATGTAGCGCGCCTGCTTCTTGGACTAGGATTAGCATTCCGCGGACATGACGAGTCTTTGTCTTCCATACGTAGAGGTAATTTTCTGGAGATACTTTCATGGTACAGCCTCCGTAATCCTGATGTGGGAAAAGTTGTCAAAGATAATGCGCCGGCAAATCATCAAATTACGGCTCCTTCTATTCAAAAACAAATTGTTAATGCCTGTGCATCAGAAACAACAAAAGCATTTTAA